The Aythya fuligula isolate bAytFul2 chromosome 7, bAytFul2.pri, whole genome shotgun sequence genome has a window encoding:
- the TUBGCP2 gene encoding gamma-tubulin complex component 2: MSEFRIHHDVNELLSLLHVHGGEGAEVYIDLLQKNRTPYVTTTVSAHSAKVKIAEFSRTPEDFLKKYDELKSKNTRHLDSLVYLLSKLTEDKETLQYLQQNAKERAELAANAVASGSTNFSISSSTSKISLQELEELRKQLGSVTANSSVQQPLELTRKVLRDKQNKKNSGQPVPVFPSWVYERPALIGDFLTGTSLSTDTMVPIGTLPLASQESVIVEDLLYVLIGVDGRYITAQTLVGRQNRTFSVDPNLDLSIKELVTRILPVAASYSAITRFIEEKSSFEYGQVNHALAAAMRTLIKEYMILITQLEHLQRQGLLSLQKLWFYIQPTMRTLEILASLATSVDKGECMGGSTLSLLHDKTFNYTGDSQAQELCLYLTKAASVPYFEILEKWIYRGIINDPYSEFMVEEHELQKEKIQEDYNDKYWDQRYTVVQQQIPSFLQKMADKILSTGKYLNVVRECGRDVTCPVAKEVIYTLKERAYVEQIEKAYNYASKVLLDFLMEEKELVAHLRSIKHYFLMDQGDFFVHFMDLTEEELKKPVDDIITTRLEALLELALRMSTANTDPFKDDLKIDLMPHDLITQLLRVLAIETKQEKAVISADPTELTLSGLEAFSFDYIVKWPLSLIINRKALTRYQMLFRHMFYCKHVERQLCNVWISNKTAKQFSLHSAKWFAGAFTLRQRMLNFVQNIQYYMMFEVMEPTWHILEKNLKLASNIDDVLSHHTSFLDNCLKDCMLTNPELLKIFSKLMSVCVMFTNCMQRFTQSMKLDNEMDRLTLEHGTMLGPPTEEERAEETTKKKLTNKLLAEHADNFHLTSGFEATINKFDTNFSMHLLDLLDKLSVYSTNDCEHSMLNIIYRLDFNGFYTERLEHMSAERSQKAAPLLPHTAIAAQ; the protein is encoded by the exons ATGAGTGAGTTCCGCATCCACCACGATGTTAATGAGCTGCTCAGCCTGCTGCATGTccatggaggggaaggagctgaagTGTACATCGATCTTCTGCAGAAGAACCGCACGCCGTATGTTACCACCACTGTCTCTGCACACAGTGCTAAG GTTAAAATAGCAGAATTTTCTCGAACAcctgaagattttttaaagaagtacGATGAGCTGAAGTCTAAAAATACAAGACATCTAGATTCTTTAGTATATCTGCTGTCAAAGCTCACAGAAGATAAAGAG aCACTCCAGTATTTGCAACAAAATGCTAAAGAAAGAGCGGAACTTGCAGCAAATGCAGTAGCCAGTGGCAGCAcaaatttttccatttcctcatCTACTTCCAAGATATCTCTACAGGAGCTTGAGGAGCTACGCAAGCAGCTAGGCAGTGTCACAGCCAACTCCAGTGTACAGCAG CCTCTTGAGCTTACACGAAAAGTGCTCCGAGAtaagcaaaacaagaagaattcaggtcagcctgttccagtatttCCATCCTGGGTATATGAGAGACCTGCACTTATTGGTGACTTCTTAACTGGCACCAGTTTAAGCACTGACACAATGGTACCTATAG GTACTTTGCCATTAGCCTCTCAGGAATCTGTGATTGTGGAGGACTTGCTATATGTTTTGATTGGTGTGGATGGAAGATACATCACAGCACAGACTCTTGTAGGCAGGCAGAACCGAACATTTTCGGTTGATCCAAACTTGGACTTGTCCATCAAAGAGCTGGTGACCAGGATTCTTCCTGTAGCAGCAAGTTACTCTGCTATCACCAG gTTTATAGAGGAGAAGTCTTCCTTTGAGTATGGACAGGTAAATCACGCTCTGGCTGCTGCTATGCGTACTCTGATCAAGGAATACATGATACTAATTACACAGCTGGAACATCTTCAGAGACAGGGACTTCTGTCACTGCAGAAACTCTGGTTTTATATCCAGCCCACAATGAGGACTCTAGAGATTCTTGCTTCACTTG ctacTTCTGTGGATAAGGGTGAGTGTATGGGAGGATCAACCCTGAGCTTACTCCATGATAAGACTTTCAACTACACGGGAGACAGCCAGGCCCAGGAACTGTGTCTGTATTTAACCAAGGCAGCCAGTGTGCCTTATTTTGAAATTCTGGAAAAGTGGATATATCGAGGCATCATTAATGATCCATACAG TGAGTTCATGGTGGAGGAACACGAGTTGCAGAAGGAGAAGATTCAGGAAGACTATAATGACAAGTATTGGGATCAAAGATATACTGTTGTACAGCAACAGATTCCATCATTCTTACAGAAAATGGCTGACAAAATACTAAGCACAG GGAAATACTTGAATGTTGTGCGAGAATGTGGACGTGATGTTACCTGCCCTGTGGCTAAAGAGGTCATCTATACTTTAAAAGAGCGAGCGTATGTGGAACAAATAGAGAAAGCATACAACTATGCTAGCAAAGTTCTTCTGGATTTCCTAATGGAGGAGAAAGAGCTGGTGGCTCACCTgag ATCTATAAAACACTATTTCCTAATGGATCAAGGGGACTTTTTTGTTCACTTTATGGATCTCACAGAAGAGGAGCTTAAGAAGCCTGTAGATGACATCATAACTACTAGGCTAGAAGCTTTGCTTGAATTAGCCTTGCGAATGAGCACAGCCAACACAGATCCTTTCAAGGACGATTTAAAG ATTGATTTAATGCCCCATGACCTCATTACGCAGCTCTTGAGGGTGTTGGCcatagaaacaaaacaggaaaaggccGTTATTAGTGCAGATCCCACAGAGCTCACTCTCAGCGGGCtggaagcattttcttttgactACATCGTTAAATGGCCTCTGTCCCTTATTATAAACAG gAAAGCTCTGACAAGATACCAGATGCTTTTCAGACACATGTTCTATTGCAAACATGTAGAAAGACAATTGTGCAACGTTTGGATCAGCAATAAGACAGCCAAGCAGTTCTCCCTACATTCAGCTAAGTG gTTTGCTGGTGCTTTCACACTGCGGCAGCGGATGCTGAATTTTGTACAGAATATCCAGTACTACATGATGTTTGAAGTGATGGAGCCAACGTGGCACATTCTTGAGAAGAACTTGAAACTG GCTTCTAATATTGATGATGTCTTGAGCCATCATACGAGCTTCCTGGATAACTGCCTGAAGGACTGCATGCTAACCAATCCAGAGCTGCTGAAGATCTTCTCCAAGCTGATGTCTGTCTGTGTCATGTTCACAAACTGCATGCAG AGGTTCACCCAGAGCATGAAGCTGGATAATGAGATGGACCGGCTCACCTTAGAACATGGCACAATGCTGGGCCCACCAACAGAGGAGGAGCGTGCTGAAGAGACCACAAAGAAGAAGCTGACTAACAAG CTTTTAGCAGAGCATGCTGACAACTTCCACCTGACATCTGGCTTCGAAGCAACAATCAACAAGTTTGATACTAATTTCTCTATGCATCTGCTTGACCTGTTGGACAAGTTGAGTGTTTACAGCACCAATGACTGTGAGCATAGCATGCTCAACATCATCTACAG GTTGGACTTCAATGGGTTCTACACAGAGCGTCTGGAGCACATGTCTGCTGAGCGGAGCCAGAAGGCAGCTCCCCTGCTTCCCCACACAGCCATAGCTGCCCAGTGA
- the ADAM8 gene encoding disintegrin and metalloproteinase domain-containing protein 8, which translates to MVPTLVLRLLGLLLLLLLGHGVSSGPEEELAHVEQYEMVMPRRVLEPRGKRDLSASPSTYPDHVLYSIQAEGRDYLLYVEKNRELLGQHYTETHYLADGTEITEKPDVQDHCFYQGHVVGYTDSAASISTCGGLSGFFQVNETTFLLKPLEEDEAGWHVVYRAAHLRTKRGACQEAGATWSMHLEYDHDPKSAAPMKLYHWKSAQLRKGPRYVELVLVVDNEEFRKYKDLHRVQNRMKEIVNHVDKLYQPLGLRVALIGLEVWSNRDKITVSRNAEVTLENFLRWRETELLKRKQHDNAQLITGVDFHDTTVGLAKKLAMCTRDSGGVNQDHSMDPIGAASTMAHEMGHNLGMSHDEDIAGCHCPVIKDQGGCVMAAKISQTYPRLFSSCSEQDMWRFLKDPRTSCLLNVPQADELYGEPVCGNRFVERGEQCDCGRPEECFDRCCNATTCQLREGAECAQGDCCQDCKVKAAGTMCRDSKNDCDLPEHCTGLSSECPDDVFQENGIPCQSGNGYCYNGACPSHAEQCRVLWGAAARVAPDECFKQNSRQDLKLHCLTESGKRPCSPKDVKCGTLLCMSDNTSPVLGSGFFTLSFGQFKCKAALDSNDGNEMVANLRLVATGTKCGEEMVCYTGHCQNLLVYGKKNCSAKCNSHGVCNHKRECHCEPGWAPPYCQRKVLELTPGGSSMVLAAVLSVLALSSILLGGGVVLLRGRGMRYFQKGTSSRTTTGLTNAIFHEGNRLQPPSSQLSHRDISSPNLLSTTMAPHSTRPLVPRRPVPQQRPKPPRKPLPALKSKELDIPPKVALKPTAARR; encoded by the exons ATGGTCCCGACGCTCGTCCTccggctgctggggctgctgctgctattgctGCTCGGCCACG GTGTCTCTAGTGGACCAGAGGAGGAGCTGGCCCATGTCGAGCAGTATGAGATGGTGATGCCCCGCAGGGTGCTGGAGCCCCGGGGGAAGAGGGACCTCTCTGCATCACCT AGCACCTACCCGGACCATGTCCTCTACAGCATCCAAGCTGAAGGCAGGGACTACCTTCTGTACGTAGAGAAGAACAG ggagctgctgggacagCATTACACTGAGACACACTACTTGGCTGATGGCACAGAGATCACAGAGAAGCCAGATGTCCAG gatCACTGTTTTTATCAAGGCCATGTTGTGGGGTACACAGACTCTGCAGCAAGCATCAGCACCTGTGGTGGGCTCAG TGGCTTTTTCCAAGTGAATGAGACCACCTTCCTGCTGAAGCCTCTAGAGGAGGACGAGGCTGGCTGGCATGTGGTGTACAGAGCTGCCCACCTCAGGACAAAGCGCGGCGCATGCCAAGAGGCGGGTGCCACCTGGAGTATGCACCTGGAGTATGACCACGACCCTAAAAGTGCTGCACCCATGAAGCTTTATCACTGG AAATCAGCCCAGTTACGCAAAGGGCCCCGATATGTGGAGCTTGTCCTGGTTGTGGACAATGAAGAG TTCAGAAAATACAAGGACTTGCACAGGGTGCAGAACCGCATGAAGGAAATTGTGAACCATGTCGACAAG CTTTACCAGCCTCTGGGCCTGCGTGTGGCCTTGATTGGCTTGGAGGTGTGGAGCAACAGGGACAAAATCACCGTCAGTCGCAATGCAGAGGTGACACTGGAGAACTTCCTCCGCTGGCGGGAGACAGAGCTGCTGAAGAGGAAGCAGCACGACAATGCCCAGCTGATCAC TGGTGTAGACTTCCATGACACAACCGTAGGGCTGGCAAAGAAGCTTGCGATGTGCACCAGGGACTCAGGTGGTGTCAATCAG GACCACAGCATGGATCCTATCGGTGCTGCATCCACCATGGCTCATGAGATGGGACACAACCTAGGGATGTCTCATGATGAAGATATTGCTGGCTGCCACTGTCCTGTAATCAAAGATCAAGGAGGATGTGTTATGGCAGCAAAGATCAG CCAGACTTATCCCAGgctcttcagcagctgcagtgagcaGGACATGTGGCGGTTCCTCAAGGACCCCAGGACCAGCTGCCTGCTGAACGTCCCCCAGGCGGATGAGCTGTATGGGGAGCCAGTGTGTGGGAACCGGTTTGTAGAGCGGGGAGAGCAGTGTGACTGCGGCAGGCCAGAG GAGTGCTTTGATCGCTGCTGCAATGCCACCACTTGCCAGCTGAGAGAGGGGGCCGAGTGCGCACAAGGTGACTGCTGCCAGGACTGCAAG GTGAAGGCTGCTGGCACAATGTGCCGGGACAGCAAGAATGACTGTGACCTTCCAGAGCACTGCACTGGCCTCAGCTCCGAGTGCCCGGACGATGTCTTCCAGGAAAACGGCATCCCCTGCCAGAGTGGCAATGGCTACTGCTACAACGGGGCCTGCCCCTCACACGCTGAGCAGTGCCGTGTGCTCTGGGGTGCAG CAGCCCGAGTAGCTCCCGATGAATGCTTTAAGCAGAACAGCAGGCAAGACCTCAAACTCCACTGCCTGACTGAGTCTGGGAAgaggccctgcagccccaa GGATGTGAAGTGCGGCACACTGCTGTGCATGAGTGACAACACCAGTCCTGTCCTTGGGAGCGGCTTCTTCACTCTCTCCTTTGGCCAATTCAAGTGCAAAGCAGCTCTCGACAGCAATGATGGCAATGAGATGGTGGCTAACCTCAGGCTGGTGGCCACTGGCACCAAGTGTGGGGAGGAGATG GTCTGCTACACTGGGCACTGCCAGAACCTTCTGGTCTATGGCAAGAAGAACTGCTCAGCAAAGTGTAACAGCCATGGG GTGTGCAATCACAAGCGGGAGTGCCACTGTGAGCCAGGGTGGGCACCACCATACTGCCAGCGCAAGGTTTTGGAGCTCACACCAG GGGGCAGCAGCATGgtcctggctgctgtgctgtccGTGCTGGCACTCTCCAGCATCCTGCTCGGTGGAGGTGTTGTTCTGCTCAGAGGCAGAGGGATGAGGTACTTCCAGAAGGG GACCTCCAGCAGAACCACCACTGGCCTCACCAACGCGATCTTTCACGAGGGGAaccggctgcagccccccagcagccagctgtcCCACCGTGACATCAGCAGCCCCAatctgctcagcaccaccatgGCCCCACACAGCACCCGGCCCCTGGTGCCCCGCCGCCCGGTCCCACAG cagagGCCAAAGCCACCCAGGAAACCTCTGCCAGCCCTAAAGAGCAAGGAG CTGGACATCCCCCCCAAAGTGGCCCTGAAGCCGACAGCAGCCAGAAGGTGA